In Geobacter anodireducens, a genomic segment contains:
- a CDS encoding 50S ribosomal protein L25/general stress protein Ctc: MEQKTMSIELREGSGKGVARKLRAQGVVPGVVYGKGIDPVSVKVAAKDLAAAIAGEGGVNSLITLAGGGSLSGSTVIVADMQRNPLRGDFLHVDFLRVSLDEKVKVHVPVVAVGTCAGVKEGGMLEVVTYSLDVECLPAAIPEAINVDVTNLAIGHTIHVSGLVLPAGVKVLNDPETPVVSIHGKAKEEAPAAE, translated from the coding sequence ATGGAACAGAAAACGATGAGCATAGAACTGAGGGAGGGGAGCGGCAAGGGCGTCGCCCGCAAGCTCAGGGCCCAAGGCGTCGTGCCCGGCGTGGTTTACGGCAAGGGTATCGATCCGGTTTCCGTCAAGGTCGCGGCCAAGGACCTCGCTGCAGCCATCGCCGGTGAGGGAGGCGTCAACAGCCTTATTACCCTGGCGGGAGGAGGCAGCCTCAGCGGAAGCACCGTCATCGTTGCCGACATGCAGCGCAATCCTTTGCGGGGCGATTTCCTGCACGTGGACTTCCTCCGCGTTTCGCTTGACGAAAAGGTGAAGGTGCATGTGCCCGTAGTCGCGGTCGGAACCTGCGCCGGCGTCAAGGAGGGCGGCATGCTCGAAGTGGTGACCTACTCCCTTGATGTTGAGTGCCTTCCCGCTGCGATTCCCGAGGCCATCAACGTCGACGTCACCAATCTTGCCATTGGCCACACCATTCACGTGAGCGGGCTCGTCCTGCCCGCAGGGGTCAAGGTGCTCAACGACCCCGAGACACCAGTGGTGAGCATTCACGGAAAGGCAAAGGAAGAAGCTCCTGCGGCGGAGTAA
- a CDS encoding polysaccharide deacetylase, whose translation MAARRICRAAGIFAAVVVLLSVSRPVVAGGAGEGGGEGYAALRQRVVQRFAGRMPTQWGEAVTGVITHLRPGKREVALTLDACGTARGKGIDNRLIALLEREGIPATLFVSGRWIEANPGEFRRLAANPLFEIANHGDRHRPASVVGRSAYGIAGTAGIAELVDEIELNARRIQDVTGRRPGFFRSGTAYYDEVAVEVAGVLGHRVAGFSILGDAGATFSSEQVRQALLAVAPGDVVILHMNHPEGGTAAGVEAALPLLRARGVRFVTLSEGTGD comes from the coding sequence GTGGCCGCACGACGGATATGCAGGGCGGCAGGGATCTTTGCGGCAGTCGTTGTTCTGCTTTCCGTGAGTCGGCCGGTGGTGGCAGGCGGCGCCGGAGAGGGGGGCGGTGAGGGGTATGCCGCCCTGCGGCAGCGTGTGGTTCAACGCTTTGCCGGACGGATGCCGACCCAGTGGGGGGAGGCGGTTACTGGTGTCATTACGCATCTTCGGCCTGGCAAGAGGGAGGTCGCCCTTACCCTGGACGCCTGCGGAACCGCCCGGGGCAAAGGGATCGACAACCGCCTCATCGCCTTGCTGGAACGGGAGGGAATCCCGGCAACCCTGTTCGTCAGCGGCCGCTGGATCGAGGCGAATCCCGGCGAGTTCAGGCGACTGGCCGCGAACCCCCTGTTCGAGATCGCCAATCATGGCGACCGGCATCGCCCCGCCTCGGTAGTGGGACGGTCGGCCTACGGCATCGCCGGCACGGCCGGCATCGCCGAACTGGTTGACGAAATTGAGCTCAATGCCCGGCGCATCCAGGATGTGACCGGTCGGAGACCCGGGTTCTTCCGTTCCGGGACCGCCTACTATGACGAGGTTGCCGTGGAGGTCGCCGGTGTTCTGGGGCACCGAGTGGCTGGCTTTTCGATTCTAGGGGATGCCGGGGCAACCTTCTCTTCCGAGCAGGTCCGGCAGGCATTGCTGGCAGTCGCTCCCGGCGATGTGGTCATTCTCCATATGAACCATCCGGAGGGCGGAACCGCCGCCGGCGTTGAGGCTGCGCTCCCCCTGCTGCGGGCCAGGGGGGTGCGGTTCGTGACCCTCTCGGAAGGCACGGGTGACTGA
- a CDS encoding peptidyl-tRNA hydrolase: MATKLIVGLGNPGPKYLWTRHNAGFMVLDRLAHAIGASVARKSFSGVFGEAAWHGERLLLLKPQTYMNLSGRSVAEALRFHKLPLTDTIVIHDDLDIPFGRVKVKEGGGHGGHNGLRSLVQELGGAGFVRVRVGIGRPVHGDVVNYVLTNFSQGEMADLAHLLDGTLDLLESLLTAGLPKTMSLYNNKDLLAP; encoded by the coding sequence ATGGCAACAAAGCTGATCGTCGGGCTGGGGAATCCCGGCCCGAAATACCTATGGACCCGCCACAACGCGGGTTTCATGGTTTTAGACCGCCTTGCCCACGCCATCGGCGCATCGGTTGCCAGGAAGAGTTTCTCCGGCGTCTTCGGCGAGGCGGCCTGGCACGGCGAGCGGCTTCTCCTGCTCAAGCCCCAGACCTACATGAATCTCTCCGGGCGCTCGGTGGCCGAGGCGCTCCGTTTTCACAAGCTTCCGCTTACCGACACCATCGTGATTCATGACGACCTCGACATCCCCTTCGGCCGCGTCAAGGTCAAGGAGGGGGGTGGGCACGGCGGGCACAACGGCCTTCGTTCCCTTGTGCAGGAGCTTGGCGGAGCAGGCTTTGTCCGGGTGAGAGTCGGGATCGGCAGGCCGGTCCATGGTGATGTGGTTAATTACGTCCTGACCAATTTCAGCCAGGGAGAAATGGCGGATCTTGCCCACCTGCTCGACGGCACCCTCGACCTCCTGGAGTCGCTCTTGACTGCCGGGCTCCCCAAGACCATGAGTCTGTACAACAACAAGGATCTTCTGGCCCCCTGA
- a CDS encoding 4-diphosphocytidyl-2C-methyl-D-erythritol kinase (An essential enzyme in the nonmevalonate pathway of isopentenyl diphosphate and dimethylallyl diphosphate biosynthesis) — translation MKKLTLKAPAKVNYRLDVLRRRPDGYHDLRMIMQRIDLCDVIEICLSDKPGIRVVCGRNGVPDGPGNIAWRAADALLALSADKPGIDIAITKRIPVAAGLGGGSSDAATVLMGVNELLGLDLPESRLREIGVALGADVPFFIFGRTALAEGIGEELTAIDQVPAAWIVVVNPNVPVSTAWVYQNLQLTGEAARVTIPRFFENVADVCAILSNDLESVTIPRYPVIGEIKRELLVAGALGSLMSGSGPTVFALFDDEGAAVRTAEAMRARGWFAEAVRTI, via the coding sequence ATGAAGAAACTGACGCTCAAGGCCCCGGCCAAGGTCAATTACCGCCTCGATGTTCTGAGGCGGCGCCCCGACGGCTACCATGACCTGCGGATGATCATGCAGCGGATAGATCTCTGTGACGTTATAGAGATTTGCCTTTCGGACAAACCCGGTATCCGCGTTGTCTGCGGACGGAACGGGGTGCCCGACGGCCCCGGCAACATTGCCTGGCGTGCCGCTGACGCCCTGCTCGCCCTGTCCGCCGACAAGCCAGGTATTGATATTGCCATAACCAAAAGGATCCCGGTGGCGGCCGGTCTCGGTGGCGGAAGCAGTGACGCGGCGACGGTGCTCATGGGGGTGAACGAGCTGCTGGGACTGGATCTGCCCGAGAGCCGCCTACGGGAGATCGGCGTCGCGCTCGGCGCGGACGTGCCGTTTTTCATCTTCGGCCGGACAGCGCTTGCCGAAGGGATCGGCGAAGAGTTGACCGCCATCGACCAGGTGCCTGCCGCCTGGATCGTGGTGGTCAATCCCAATGTTCCCGTCTCGACGGCATGGGTCTACCAAAATTTGCAATTGACAGGGGAAGCCGCCAGGGTTACAATTCCTCGCTTCTTTGAGAATGTCGCGGATGTCTGCGCGATCCTCTCCAATGACCTTGAGTCGGTCACTATCCCCCGCTACCCGGTTATCGGCGAGATCAAACGGGAACTCCTCGTTGCCGGGGCGCTCGGCTCGCTCATGTCGGGGAGCGGGCCAACGGTTTTCGCCCTCTTCGATGATGAGGGCGCAGCCGTCCGCACGGCCGAGGCGATGCGCGCGCGGGGATGGTTCGCCGAAGCGGTCAGGACAATCTGA